A section of the Ignavibacteriales bacterium genome encodes:
- a CDS encoding ATP-dependent metallopeptidase FtsH/Yme1/Tma family protein: MDQENNNKQQNNNNNKDDFNWNRVFKIVLGWSAILIGFFLLMIYTKGTDAKYSEISFNKYQQLLTDNKIQSATVRKSEDSYEFYGKLKQPEQIDINGKSFTLDNFSVFLPYTNVDDAVIKSWNEHGVDITVEKDDGGWLGPLLSALPWILILIVWIVIMRRMQSGSGGTRGIFSFGKSKAKMLTESSIKVTFKDVAGADEAKQELSEIIEFLKSPGKFQKLGGKIPRGVLLLGPPGTGKTLLARAVAGEAGVPFFSISGADFVEMFVGVGASRVRDLFEQGKKNAPCIIFIDEIDAVGRHRGAGLGGGHDEREQTLNQLLIEMDGFEQNNGVIVIASTNRPDILDPALLRPGRFDRQVVVDRPDVKGREGILKVHTRKIPLAKDVKLEIIAKGTPGFSGADLANLVNEAALTAARRDADSVTMKDMDAAKDKVMMGTERRSMIISDSEKKTTAYHEAGHVIVAKMIPEADPVHKVTIIPRGRALGVTTYLPMDEKHSYSKEHIEAIIAYAMGGRAAERLIFNEYTTGASNDIERATGLAKRMVCDYGMSEKLGPLKYGEKQEEIFLGREIQQRSDHSEATQIMIDEEVKKVVQSSMDRAEKILKQNENVLHAMANALLERETLESEEIDIIMRGETLPPVEKKEEVSENEEVVKTKKKSKEDTSFSPGDVALAN; this comes from the coding sequence GCAAAATACTCGGAAATATCATTCAACAAATACCAACAGCTCCTCACTGACAACAAGATCCAGAGCGCAACCGTAAGGAAATCTGAAGACAGCTATGAATTTTATGGTAAACTCAAGCAACCCGAACAGATAGATATTAATGGCAAATCCTTCACGCTGGATAATTTCAGTGTCTTTTTACCATATACCAACGTTGACGATGCAGTAATAAAATCCTGGAACGAGCACGGCGTCGATATCACAGTTGAAAAAGACGATGGCGGATGGCTTGGACCTTTGCTAAGTGCTTTGCCATGGATACTTATCCTTATTGTTTGGATAGTGATTATGCGCAGGATGCAGTCCGGTTCAGGCGGCACGCGAGGCATTTTCTCATTTGGTAAATCCAAAGCTAAAATGCTCACCGAATCATCCATTAAGGTCACATTCAAAGACGTTGCCGGTGCTGATGAAGCCAAACAGGAGCTGAGTGAAATAATCGAATTTTTAAAAAGCCCCGGTAAATTCCAAAAACTGGGCGGAAAGATACCTCGCGGAGTACTCCTTCTTGGACCTCCCGGGACCGGCAAGACTCTTCTCGCAAGAGCAGTCGCCGGTGAAGCCGGTGTTCCTTTCTTTTCTATCAGCGGTGCTGACTTTGTTGAAATGTTCGTCGGTGTAGGTGCGTCACGAGTCAGAGACCTCTTCGAGCAGGGTAAAAAGAACGCCCCGTGTATCATATTCATAGATGAGATAGATGCAGTAGGAAGACACAGAGGTGCAGGATTAGGTGGCGGACACGATGAAAGAGAACAGACACTCAATCAGCTTCTCATCGAAATGGACGGCTTTGAGCAAAATAACGGTGTTATTGTAATAGCTTCCACAAACAGACCTGACATTCTGGATCCGGCATTGTTGAGACCGGGTAGATTTGACAGGCAAGTAGTTGTAGATAGACCTGACGTAAAAGGACGTGAAGGCATATTAAAAGTTCATACAAGAAAGATTCCATTAGCAAAAGACGTAAAGCTTGAGATAATTGCAAAGGGCACTCCCGGATTCTCCGGTGCTGACCTTGCTAATCTCGTTAATGAAGCCGCTCTTACAGCCGCTAGAAGGGATGCCGATTCTGTCACCATGAAAGATATGGACGCTGCCAAGGACAAAGTAATGATGGGTACAGAAAGAAGAAGCATGATAATCTCCGACAGCGAAAAGAAGACAACCGCTTACCATGAAGCCGGTCACGTTATCGTTGCCAAGATGATCCCTGAAGCAGATCCGGTGCACAAAGTTACCATCATCCCGAGAGGAAGAGCATTAGGAGTTACGACATATCTTCCAATGGATGAAAAACATAGCTATTCAAAAGAACATATCGAAGCTATCATCGCATACGCTATGGGTGGAAGAGCCGCAGAGAGACTGATCTTCAATGAATATACAACCGGTGCAAGCAATGACATCGAAAGAGCAACAGGGCTTGCCAAACGAATGGTTTGTGATTACGGAATGAGCGAAAAGCTCGGTCCGCTAAAATACGGTGAGAAACAGGAAGAAATATTCCTGGGCAGGGAAATTCAGCAGAGAAGTGACCATAGTGAAGCAACGCAGATTATGATCGACGAGGAAGTTAAGAAAGTCGTTCAAAGTTCAATGGACAGAGCTGAAAAGATCCTCAAACAGAATGAAAATGTGCTTCACGCCATGGCTAATGCATTGCTCGAGAGAGAAACACTTGAATCTGAAGAGATAGATATAATCATGAGAGGTGAGACACTTCCTCCGGTTGAAAAAAAGGAAGAAGTTTCTGAAAACGAAGAAGTTGTAAAAACTAAGAAGAAATCTAAAGAGGATACATCATTTTCTCCCGGCGACGTTGCTCTTGCAAATTAA
- a CDS encoding dolichol kinase — protein MEEVQDKISFTSELKRKFIHISSSWIAFAYIFLSKELMIIILAGLFLGSLLSDIARYYSKWFNDFYMKVVGPVLRSHEVRLKSITLTGATYLMFSALLSVVIFPKEVAISAIFLMTIGDAVAAVIGKSFGRLKFYTKTFEGGLAFFIAGVIIVLLAPKLSNNVNEYYIGIAAVFVTTIIEMLPLKLDDNITVPIVFGLSYLSFIKIFLN, from the coding sequence ATGGAAGAAGTACAGGATAAAATAAGTTTTACCAGCGAGCTAAAAAGGAAGTTCATTCACATTTCCTCATCATGGATAGCATTTGCGTATATTTTTCTTTCCAAAGAGCTTATGATCATAATCCTTGCCGGATTATTCTTAGGAAGTCTCTTATCAGATATTGCGCGCTATTATTCCAAATGGTTTAATGATTTTTATATGAAAGTCGTCGGTCCCGTATTGAGAAGCCACGAGGTCAGACTAAAAAGCATTACACTAACAGGTGCAACTTACTTAATGTTTTCAGCACTATTGAGTGTTGTCATATTCCCAAAAGAAGTTGCTATCTCTGCGATATTCCTTATGACAATTGGTGATGCAGTCGCGGCTGTTATCGGGAAATCATTCGGAAGGTTAAAGTTTTATACTAAAACTTTCGAAGGAGGTCTCGCTTTCTTTATCGCCGGAGTGATAATCGTACTTCTGGCTCCAAAGCTTTCAAATAATGTAAATGAGTATTATATCGGCATAGCCGCTGTTTTCGTTACAACTATAATCGAAATGCTCCCGTTAAAACTCGATGACAATATTACCGTCCCGATAGTTTTCGGACTTTCGTATTTATCTTTCATTAAGATCTTTCTTAATTAA
- the ychF gene encoding redox-regulated ATPase YchF gives MSFRCGIVGLPNVGKSTLFNAVTSTQNAEAANYPFCTIDPNTGTVIVPDERENKLVKMYNPKKVVPTTIEFVDIAGLVRGASKGEGLGNQFLSHIREVNAIIHIVRCFENDNVIHVDNKVDPKSDIETIETELILKDLETIEKRLEKTGKTAKSGDKDAKKEIEILEGLKQHLSGGRMGKYFTDSLPKENVSIVNSLHLLTDKPVIYVANVDEAGINGNQYSDMVKEIATKENARFLILSVQIESEIAQLETEEEKQDFLKEMGIEESGLTRLIKEAYSLLNLITFFTAGEKEVHSWTIEKGSTAPQAAGEIHTDFEKGFIRAEIMRYDDLISLGSEQAVKEKGLLKVEGKEYIVQDGDIVYFRFNV, from the coding sequence ATGTCATTTAGATGTGGTATTGTAGGCTTACCTAACGTAGGTAAATCAACTTTATTCAATGCTGTAACCTCGACCCAGAATGCGGAAGCCGCAAACTATCCTTTCTGCACCATAGATCCAAATACGGGAACGGTTATTGTCCCTGACGAGCGCGAGAATAAGCTTGTGAAGATGTATAATCCCAAAAAAGTTGTCCCAACCACTATAGAATTTGTTGATATAGCCGGGCTGGTGCGAGGCGCGTCTAAAGGTGAAGGCCTTGGAAACCAATTCCTGTCTCACATCAGGGAAGTCAATGCCATAATCCATATCGTACGGTGCTTTGAAAACGATAATGTTATTCACGTTGATAATAAAGTTGATCCCAAAAGCGATATTGAAACGATTGAAACCGAGCTTATACTAAAGGACCTTGAAACGATTGAAAAGAGGCTCGAAAAGACTGGCAAGACTGCTAAATCCGGCGACAAAGATGCTAAAAAAGAGATAGAGATTCTCGAAGGCTTGAAACAGCACCTCTCTGGGGGCAGAATGGGGAAATATTTTACTGATTCACTTCCTAAAGAGAACGTATCGATCGTAAATTCTCTTCATTTACTAACCGATAAGCCCGTCATTTATGTTGCTAATGTGGACGAGGCGGGTATAAATGGAAATCAGTATTCCGATATGGTGAAGGAGATCGCTACTAAAGAAAATGCTAGATTTCTTATACTCTCCGTGCAGATAGAATCTGAAATAGCCCAGCTCGAAACTGAAGAAGAGAAACAAGACTTTCTGAAAGAAATGGGAATTGAAGAGTCCGGGCTTACACGCCTCATTAAAGAAGCATATTCATTACTCAACCTTATCACATTCTTCACTGCCGGCGAAAAAGAAGTTCATTCATGGACTATAGAAAAGGGGAGTACCGCGCCTCAAGCCGCCGGTGAGATACACACCGACTTTGAAAAAGGATTTATCCGCGCTGAAATAATGCGTTATGACGACTTAATTAGTCTGGGATCTGAACAGGCTGTTAAGGAAAAAGGTTTATTGAAAGTTGAGGGTAAGGAGTATATTGTACAGGATGGTGATATAGTGTACTTCAGGTTTAACGTCTGA
- the feoB gene encoding ferrous iron transport protein B has protein sequence MPVVENTVLEKIPLITLLGHPNSGKTTLFNFLSGKKYKTVNYPGSTVEYSISRILGKYSVNAQILDSPGIISLIPCSPDEKLSVDYIFSHPKFGETDIAVVTIDASQLSRQLLLVKQLLKSKFRVIVALTMNDLLNKKGYDINTERLGAILGCDVVKIDSRNGNGIDELLMIVGKNMEEFGEAMAKEFPEHSSREDLLNSFKEISDIESAVLEKIDYHEQGGQLLKINEANKQLKILSNGPDSHRSLDSFSLKLDKFFLHKFWGIFSFLVVMSLTFTAIFWLAAPLMDLIDLFFGTLSSSALETIGDNWFGDLVANGLIAGLGSVLVFLPQIVILFFILGLLEDSGYLARGAMLIDKPLSKIGLNGRSFVPMLSGFACAIPAIMATRTIQSKRERFLTIFIIPLMSCSARLPVYALLLAYLTPRNKPWIGGVSLAIIYVFSIVSSLIIAGVVNKFSKKIVKEKDNSSFIIELPAYRAPNLRDVIARIFKSSGSYVRKAGPVILYLSLILWVLTSFPNYSPKVDTQNIAPDKVEQTIAYERITHSYAAQLGKFIEPVMQPIGMDWRVGVSLIATFAAREVFVSSMALIFKITDDDDEKLQESILGSMQDARNEATGKKLFTTSTIIGLIVFFVFAMQCLSTVAISRKETGGWRIPVMQVVIFTGIAYLLALITVNGLQFLGVQ, from the coding sequence ATGCCGGTTGTAGAAAATACAGTTCTGGAAAAAATACCATTAATCACACTTCTCGGACATCCAAATTCGGGTAAAACTACTTTATTCAATTTTCTTAGCGGTAAGAAATATAAGACGGTTAACTATCCCGGTTCAACCGTAGAATACTCTATATCCAGAATACTTGGCAAGTACTCAGTTAATGCTCAGATACTCGACTCACCGGGAATAATCAGCTTAATCCCCTGCTCTCCCGACGAAAAATTATCGGTTGATTACATATTTTCACATCCGAAATTCGGGGAGACTGACATTGCAGTCGTTACCATAGATGCAAGCCAGCTTTCCAGACAGCTTTTACTCGTTAAACAGCTTCTAAAGTCAAAATTCAGGGTAATAGTTGCCCTTACGATGAATGATCTTCTGAATAAGAAGGGTTATGATATAAATACTGAGAGATTAGGCGCGATATTGGGCTGTGACGTGGTAAAAATAGACAGCCGTAACGGTAATGGAATAGATGAACTCCTAATGATAGTCGGTAAGAACATGGAGGAATTCGGTGAAGCGATGGCAAAAGAGTTTCCCGAACACTCCTCGCGTGAGGATCTTCTGAATTCATTCAAGGAGATAAGTGATATAGAGTCGGCGGTGCTTGAAAAGATCGATTACCATGAGCAAGGAGGCCAGCTTTTAAAGATTAATGAGGCTAATAAACAGCTTAAAATACTCTCAAACGGACCGGACTCTCACAGATCCCTGGATTCATTTTCACTTAAATTAGACAAGTTTTTCCTACATAAGTTTTGGGGCATATTTTCCTTTTTGGTGGTAATGTCGTTAACATTTACAGCTATATTCTGGCTGGCGGCGCCTTTGATGGACCTAATAGACCTATTCTTTGGAACATTATCATCATCCGCCCTAGAGACTATCGGTGATAACTGGTTCGGTGACCTTGTTGCTAATGGACTAATTGCCGGATTGGGTTCGGTACTTGTATTCCTGCCCCAGATAGTGATATTATTCTTCATATTAGGATTGCTCGAAGATTCGGGTTACCTGGCTCGCGGAGCAATGCTGATAGACAAACCTTTATCGAAAATAGGACTAAACGGACGTTCATTTGTACCAATGCTATCCGGTTTTGCATGCGCAATTCCCGCTATAATGGCAACAAGAACGATACAGAGCAAGCGTGAGAGATTTCTAACGATATTCATAATCCCTTTGATGAGCTGCAGCGCAAGATTACCTGTATATGCATTGTTACTTGCCTATCTGACACCAAGGAATAAGCCATGGATAGGCGGTGTGAGCCTTGCAATTATTTATGTATTCAGCATCGTAAGTTCACTTATCATTGCAGGAGTGGTGAATAAATTCAGTAAAAAGATAGTAAAGGAAAAAGATAACAGCTCATTTATTATCGAACTCCCTGCTTATAGAGCTCCAAATCTACGTGATGTAATAGCACGAATCTTTAAAAGTTCAGGGTCATATGTAAGGAAAGCCGGACCTGTTATACTTTATCTTTCGCTTATACTCTGGGTATTGACCTCATTCCCAAATTACAGTCCTAAAGTGGATACTCAAAACATAGCTCCGGATAAAGTTGAGCAAACTATTGCATACGAAAGGATAACACATTCATATGCGGCACAGTTAGGAAAATTCATAGAACCTGTAATGCAGCCAATTGGAATGGACTGGCGGGTAGGTGTTTCGCTTATCGCTACATTCGCGGCACGTGAGGTATTCGTAAGTTCAATGGCGCTGATATTCAAAATAACGGACGATGACGATGAGAAGCTTCAGGAATCGATACTCGGATCGATGCAGGATGCTCGAAATGAGGCAACGGGCAAAAAATTATTTACCACATCAACGATCATAGGGCTTATTGTGTTCTTTGTATTCGCAATGCAGTGTCTCTCTACTGTGGCAATTTCACGGAAGGAAACCGGCGGTTGGAGAATTCCTGTAATGCAAGTCGTCATATTCACAGGAATCGCTTACCTGCTGGCTCTGATAACGGTGAACGGATTGCAGTTCCTGGGCGTCCAGTGA
- a CDS encoding ferrous iron transport protein A: protein MRTAANLKLGEKGIIEDIDNDHPSSRRIMEVGFTPGEEIELAFEPLFKDPIALSIRGSVIAIRKSEAECIILEHDKR, encoded by the coding sequence ATGAGGACAGCGGCGAATTTAAAATTAGGTGAAAAAGGAATAATCGAGGACATCGATAATGACCATCCGTCTTCACGCAGGATAATGGAAGTAGGATTTACGCCGGGTGAAGAGATAGAGCTTGCATTCGAGCCGTTGTTTAAGGATCCAATAGCGCTGTCAATACGCGGTTCGGTAATAGCTATCCGCAAGAGTGAAGCTGAGTGCATTATTTTGGAACATGATAAACGATAG